The following proteins are encoded in a genomic region of Sorangiineae bacterium MSr12523:
- a CDS encoding M48 family metalloprotease, with protein MKPSYVASMLRRAVVPLVLLAIASTACQAESSPRPQQYPPPQYGPGPYGQQGPYGYPQGPGTGPQAGPGAYPQQPYPPPQQQPYPYPPQQQPYPPQAPMPGPGQAPPLLAPLVGQLAQQAEVRGVLGELIQQLNASNQQKVRGIPLVFDQDPDVNAYAGCDDNGAPFLAGTAGLLDAVDGIAQTRATDEMFGTQTYEAYMNAVLPRMLQAKPASPALPPGIIPTQYLMNPQRLSHAREIFDDVVAFTFGHELAHHYLGHTGCANGQAMSAGPNPAVLGHLVTRILPGLNQFNEAAADNYGCIDVLDTGRARRPQYRWSEKGGIFLFDFFGRLDRASGISVFNPIGFLRTHPNPQLRVPLIQTTARTWYSQHPDVR; from the coding sequence ATGAAGCCGTCCTACGTCGCGTCCATGCTCCGCCGCGCAGTCGTCCCACTCGTTCTTTTGGCCATTGCCAGCACCGCGTGCCAAGCGGAGTCTTCGCCGCGCCCGCAGCAGTACCCGCCTCCGCAGTACGGCCCCGGGCCCTACGGCCAGCAGGGGCCGTATGGCTACCCACAGGGTCCAGGAACCGGCCCGCAAGCGGGACCTGGGGCGTACCCGCAGCAACCGTACCCGCCGCCGCAGCAGCAGCCCTATCCGTACCCCCCGCAGCAGCAGCCTTATCCTCCGCAGGCTCCCATGCCCGGGCCGGGCCAGGCCCCGCCGCTTTTGGCGCCTCTCGTGGGGCAGCTTGCGCAGCAGGCGGAGGTGCGCGGGGTGCTCGGGGAGTTGATCCAGCAGCTCAATGCGAGCAATCAGCAAAAGGTCCGAGGGATCCCGCTCGTCTTCGATCAGGACCCAGATGTGAACGCTTATGCCGGCTGCGACGACAACGGCGCGCCGTTTCTGGCAGGCACCGCCGGGTTGCTCGACGCCGTCGACGGCATTGCGCAAACGCGCGCGACCGACGAGATGTTCGGCACGCAAACGTACGAAGCGTACATGAATGCGGTTCTTCCGCGCATGCTGCAGGCGAAGCCGGCGAGCCCGGCGCTGCCTCCAGGCATCATCCCCACGCAATATTTGATGAATCCGCAGCGTCTCTCCCATGCGCGCGAAATCTTCGACGACGTCGTCGCCTTTACGTTCGGGCACGAGCTCGCGCACCATTATTTGGGACACACCGGCTGTGCGAACGGTCAGGCGATGAGCGCAGGGCCCAATCCCGCCGTGCTCGGCCATCTGGTTACGCGCATTTTGCCCGGGCTCAACCAGTTCAACGAGGCCGCCGCGGACAATTATGGATGCATCGACGTGCTCGACACCGGCCGGGCGCGGCGCCCGCAATACCGTTGGTCGGAAAAAGGGGGCATTTTCCTGTTCGACTTCTTCGGTCGATTGGACCGAGCGTCCGGAATATCCGTGTTCAATCCGATTGGCTTTTTGCGAACGCATCCCAATCCGCAATTGCGCGTGCCCCTAATTCAGACCACCGCGCGAACTTGGTATTCGCAGCATCCCGACGTGCGATAG
- a CDS encoding response regulator, whose amino-acid sequence MGAPEDANRSKSSPRLPTVLIVDDNPDMLVQVGSYLAARGIRVVPSNAALGVSSLVIRHRPEIVVLDVMMPALDGGSLAKLLLGLKSVPDMRIIFYSSMDEERLYELARTTPRASYVLKSDGLAALYDAISTVLGDSRG is encoded by the coding sequence ATGGGGGCTCCAGAAGACGCCAACCGATCCAAATCTTCCCCGCGCCTGCCCACGGTGCTCATCGTCGACGACAATCCGGACATGCTCGTGCAAGTCGGATCGTACCTGGCGGCGCGGGGTATCCGTGTCGTTCCATCGAATGCGGCCTTGGGCGTAAGCTCGTTGGTCATTCGCCACCGGCCGGAAATCGTGGTTCTCGACGTGATGATGCCCGCGCTCGACGGCGGATCGCTGGCCAAGCTCCTTTTGGGCCTGAAATCCGTGCCGGATATGCGCATCATCTTCTATTCGTCGATGGACGAGGAGCGACTTTACGAGCTCGCGCGCACCACTCCTCGGGCCTCGTACGTTCTCAAGTCCGATGGGCTCGCGGCACTCTACGACGCCATTTCCACCGTGCTGGGCGACTCGCGTGGCTGA
- a CDS encoding HAMP domain-containing histidine kinase, which translates to MADSRPTADAPPPAPARGSQPPELPPPSTRYFVLAMVLLVVGFVLLQLHAARLQVQLHELHRQASIERVHIELGTQIRRGCRLLYVGLLEHWHGRSYVQWHQLQKDVADKSTALASTPATDDEDEQSRAKLLQVVHEWVTRLKDVIERGEGPQALEEMRARQALVDQWSDKVIDADVRAGERFDRLHRAVQGQWTAVEGVAAGLLVLIAIVAMWWRARVRARTTDLEQRRREGERAARSEFFTNMSHELRTPLVSIGGFASMIEDNTTTNQDVRGYARKINHVSRELLAIINNILDVAKLESDHMKFFIEPVAITEVLERCIARAEGLIGHKPLKLSLDVHPDVPRVRGDFVKLQQVFTNLVGNAVKFTEKGEVITSVRPAGKNVVIEVQDTGIGIEPQSLQTIWEPFRQVDHKVSRKFGGSGLGLAIVHAVVTRLGGTVSAESTVGVGTTFRVVLPADFSKAPPTPSSKKSLSQF; encoded by the coding sequence GTGGCTGATTCGCGCCCGACGGCGGACGCACCGCCACCGGCGCCCGCTCGGGGATCCCAACCTCCCGAGCTGCCGCCGCCATCCACGCGTTATTTCGTGCTTGCGATGGTGCTCCTCGTGGTGGGCTTCGTGCTTCTGCAGCTCCATGCGGCGCGCCTCCAGGTGCAGCTTCACGAGCTTCATCGTCAAGCTTCGATCGAGCGGGTCCACATCGAGTTGGGCACGCAGATTCGCCGCGGCTGCCGTCTGCTCTACGTCGGCCTTCTCGAACATTGGCACGGCCGCTCCTACGTGCAGTGGCACCAGCTCCAGAAGGACGTGGCGGACAAGTCGACGGCGTTGGCCAGCACCCCCGCGACCGACGACGAGGACGAGCAGTCGCGCGCGAAGCTTCTGCAGGTCGTCCATGAATGGGTCACCCGCCTGAAGGACGTCATCGAGCGGGGCGAGGGGCCGCAGGCGCTCGAAGAAATGCGCGCCCGCCAGGCGCTGGTCGATCAATGGTCGGACAAGGTCATCGACGCCGACGTGCGCGCGGGCGAGCGCTTCGACCGCCTTCACCGCGCGGTGCAGGGCCAATGGACCGCCGTCGAAGGCGTGGCCGCGGGCCTGCTCGTGCTCATCGCCATCGTGGCCATGTGGTGGCGCGCCCGCGTCCGCGCCCGAACGACGGATCTGGAGCAGCGGCGCCGCGAAGGTGAACGCGCCGCGCGGAGCGAGTTTTTCACGAACATGTCCCACGAGCTGCGCACACCGCTCGTGTCGATCGGCGGCTTCGCCTCGATGATCGAGGACAACACGACCACGAACCAGGACGTGCGCGGGTACGCGCGCAAGATCAACCATGTGTCGCGCGAGCTTTTGGCCATCATCAACAACATTCTCGACGTGGCCAAGCTCGAGTCGGACCATATGAAATTCTTCATCGAGCCGGTGGCCATCACCGAGGTGCTCGAGCGCTGCATCGCCCGCGCGGAGGGCCTCATCGGGCACAAGCCGCTGAAGTTGTCGCTCGACGTGCACCCCGACGTTCCGCGCGTCCGGGGCGATTTCGTGAAGCTGCAGCAGGTGTTCACCAACCTCGTTGGCAACGCGGTGAAGTTCACCGAAAAGGGCGAGGTCATCACCAGCGTGCGTCCCGCCGGAAAGAACGTGGTCATCGAGGTGCAGGACACGGGCATCGGCATCGAACCGCAGTCGCTGCAGACCATCTGGGAACCCTTCCGCCAAGTGGACCACAAGGTCTCGCGCAAATTCGGAGGCTCGGGCCTGGGCCTCGCCATCGTCCACGCCGTCGTCACCCGCCTCGGCGGCACCGTCTCCGCCGAGTCCACGGTGGGCGTCGGAACGACGTTCCGCGTGGTTCTACCCGCAGACTTCTCGAAAGCCCCGCCGACCCCCTCATCGAAAAAGTCGCTCTCGCAGTTCTAA